Proteins encoded together in one Impatiens glandulifera chromosome 1, dImpGla2.1, whole genome shotgun sequence window:
- the LOC124920428 gene encoding glucan endo-1,3-beta-glucosidase 14-like, which produces MTSFNFSPLLFLLSLLGSSLLIPIRSIGVGINYGQIADNLPSHDRVAVLLKSLNITRVKLYDADPNVLRAFANSDVEFVLGLGGEQLQNMADLGKAQDWIQQNVVPFISQTKITSIIVGNEVLAGNDEQAITYLYPAMQTVYNALVNLGLSKQVYVTTAHSLAILANSFPPSSGSFKPDLAQYLQPILNFHAQVKSPFLINVYPYFAYKDSPSQIPLNYVLFEPNSGFVDPVTNLHYDNMLFAQIDAVYSAIRAMGHTDVQVKISETGWPSKGDQNEVGASVENAGIYNANLLKRIQENQATPANPSIPIDVYVFALFNENLKPGPTSERNYGLYYPDGRPVYDVGLQGILPPSISSSSGIYVSSIINFITLIFIAHNFTNSVYFYCLKLNLQALPILIVSMVQWIIMFA; this is translated from the coding sequence ATGACTTCTTTCAACTTCTCTccccttctttttcttctctctcttttggGTTCTTCTCTTCTTATTCCAATCAGGTCTATTGGCGTCGGAATAAACTACGGTCAGATCGCAGACAATCTTCCGTCTCATGACCGTGTAGCTGTGCTTCTTAAAAGTCTGAACATCACAAGAGTGAAGCTCTATGATGCCGATCCTAACGTATTGCGTGCGTTTGCAAACTCGGATGTTGAATTCGTTCTCGGACTTGGAGGTGAACAACTTCAGAATATGGCTGATTTGGGGAAAGCTCAAGATTGGATTCAACAGAATGTTGTACCGTTCATATCACAAACAAAGATCACCAGCATTATAGTTGGCAATGAAGTATTAGCTGGTAATGATGAACAGGCAATAACTTATCTCTATCCAGCTATGCAAACTGTTTATAATGCCCTAGTTAATCTCGGTCTTAGCAAACAAGTTTACGTCACAACTGCACATTCTCTAGCCATCTTAGCCAATTCATTCCCTCCTTCCTCCGGTAGTTTCAAGCCAGATCTTGCTCAATATCTTCAACCAATTCTCAACTTTCATGCACAAGTTAAATCCCCTTTTCTAATTAATGTATACCCATATTTTGCTTATAAAGATAGTCCTAGTCAAATTCCACTTAATTATGTCCTCTTCGAACCCAATTCGGGATTTGTTGATCCTGTAACTAATCTGCATTATGATAACATGTTGTTTGCACAAATTGATGCTGTTTATTCCGCAATTCGAGCAATGGGTCATACTGATGTTCAAGTTAAGATTTCTGAAACTGGCTGGCCTTCTAAAGGTGATCAGAATGAGGTTGGAGCTTCTGTTGAGAATGCAGGAATTTATAATGCCAATTTGCTGAAACGAATTCAGGAGAATCAAGCTACTCCAGCTAACCCATCAATTCCAATTGATGTATATGTATTCGCTCTCTTTAATGAGAATCTCAAACCTGGTCCGACATCAGAGAGGAATTATGGTTTGTATTATCCAGATGGTAGACCTGTTTATGATGTTGGATTGCAGGGAATTCTACCACCTTCCATATCTTCATCTTCTGGTATTTATGTAAGTAgtataatcaattttattacTCTTATATTTATAGCTCATAATTTTACTAATTCCGTTTATTTTTACTGTCTTAAATTAAACTTGCAGGCACTACCAATTTTAATAGTTTCCATGGTGCAATGGATAATTATGTTTGCTTAA